ttattattattattattattattattattattaaacacTCTTTTTGAATTGGGGTTCTTTTTCTACATGCATAATTTTTTCTGCAATTAGCCACAACCACCTCCAACCTCTAGCAAGCTTGCACCATCATTATCACAAGACCAACACCATGTAAAGAAAAAGTAGTTTGgctaaataatcgattattaataAAGGAGAAtcgaattttataaataatagagAAGATAATCAATTCTCTTAACTCCATAATAGTTTCTTTCACGTACTTCTCAAATTATTGATCCAAACCAAAAGGTCAAATCACTCTTCTATTTACTACAATAATAAATCATACTATCCAAACAGAGGCTAAACAAATATTTACACAACATTATCTTTATCTCTATCATTTAATTGATGAtatcacattatatatatatatatatatatatatatatatatatatatatatatatatatatatatatatatatatatatatatatatatatataatgagtgtaaaagaataatataataaccTATTAAAAGGTCATAATATTATTCACCtaattttaacaactttatatatattcactataaaaaaaatcattaaataacaaaaaattagaaaaaaaaaacaattatattaattaagttaaacactattttataaactaaaaattattagtatctaaaataatttttattaataataaaaaattataattaatttgtgaattaaaacaaaaattcgtttctaacattaattaataaagttataattaCTTACGATTATTAATAGCAGATTTTGCAAGAGTTCATTTTTGTTTCTCAATAAACAATGTAAAGTTGTGAATCTCTGTAAcaataatgaatttaatttttccaaaattgtttaaaaattggCATTCATGGTAGCAATATGAAATATGGCATCCTTCCTTTATTAAGTATTGGTTTATTGGTAGATGAGAAAGTGAAGTTTTTAGGTGATTTTATAACATAGACTAGAATTGCAAATGTCTTTCATGCAAAGAACCTACGCCATCATTCTTGGCACTGCAAAATTGCTTTTGGATTTAACATGACTTTAAATTAGTTCTGCAGGCTTTACAAAAAAAGATGCATGCTTCATTGGACTTTGATATGAAATTTCAGgcaacacacacatatatatataatttgatctctttaattttatattatatataatatgattttattaaactaaatcCAGTCTTTGATTCTGTTTATGGCTTTGGAATGGGTGGTGAGAGAGAGCACTAGGATCAAAATAATTTGGTAAGTAACCATAGGCAACCTAGCTAGAATAAAGGCTTTAGCTTTTTTACCCATTGCTGTTTGGCTTAGTGTTTTCAGGATATGTGTGGTACCATTGCtgaaactctctctctctctctctctcctctgAAGATAATGCTTCTGATGCGTCACAACTTGTTCATGCAGTCACTAACATTTTCTGCTAATATACACTTCAACTTTGATACAGTCCTTCGAAActttcaaaacaatataaaacttTCAACAACACTACATTACATACAAATCACCATGAACAAAGTTTCAAAACTAAACAATTCTTGTGCTGATGATAACATTTGATTATCCATAAATATGTGATACTCATATTTTCAAAAGGAGCACCTGCACAATAAAAAGCTACCCATCTTTTTTCTATCGCTCACCGTCTCACTTACCATTTAATCCTGCTTTACTATTATATTCTCACGGTCAACACTTAAAAAACTGCTTTCGCTCCAATTATATTGAAACAAGTTCATTATTGTCTAACTCAAAACACTAtactcacacatacacataagtctccaCGCTGATAaaatattgtccgctttggacCAGTCTTCACGGATTTGGTTTTACTGTAAGTGCAAGGGAGGTGGTCCTTTGTCTGAGGAGAGGATGTTGGGTACaaataaaatctcacataaaaaaaaatgagaaatggacataagtttatatacacataagatacctccattaACAAGAGATCTTTtggaataatataaaaaacaaattcgtgAGAACTTGGctcaaagcggacaatatctgaTCAGTGGCtgaaagcggacaatatcttatcagtgTGGAGGTGAATGTGAATGTGTGAGTGTGAAACCTTCCTACAATTCTTTCATTCCACACTTTTGACCTCTTATGAAGCGTTTAAACATCAGGGTAAaagtgtatttttatttttcatcaaaattctGACACTATTTGTGGCCTATATATATACGTGACAGAATTTGATTTTTAGTGACTCCAAACCCACTTGAACTTTTTCTCTATGGATCAAATTTCTACACCCGTACTACTCATAACCATGATCTAtcatgagattttttttttcctgaacaATTTGACAGAACGATGCTTTTCTAACAATTTAGCTAAGTAAACTATAAATAGTCCTTCTATAATCcagattttttaagaaattcagCAAAATCTAAAGCAAGGTTATTTAATCTGTTTTGTAACATgtatatatacaaacaaatttaGAATCTGTTTACCTAGTCATAATCATATGTATATAAAgtaactagttttttttttcttgtttgacaAATTTgtactcttttctttcttggatgatgacaaaaagtaaaaaagatgaGTAAACACAATAATGGCATAGAGCTAGAGAAGTTTGATCTGTTTTTGACCTAATGGTTGATTAAGCTATAACTGATTGGGTCTGTAAATGAATTAATTGAGAGTGGTCACGTATATAGTAGCTGTAGACAGATTACTGGAACATCCTCAGTGATTGTTGAAGTTACAGAAGGTGTGATATTCTGAGAATGGTGCTCACGTGGGGCTCTCTTACTCTATGTTTTCATAATGTTCCTCCGTTACACTTCCCAATTTTCTTGGCTTCTAGTAACTTTTTTTCTCCTCGTGATAATGTCCTATAACATTCAAaccatatatattattaaaaattcaatattaaagtaTTTCATATCATTGTATCATTTCTTACGtaatctctttcttttttttctcctctaccAAATCATTTACAATGTTGTTACTTGTGGAAGCTGTTTTAAGTATTAATTAGTTTTGACAACTTTTAATGTAGTGTAGTTTTACTTTAATATCTACGTCACATAATATTTAAGACagagaaattaaattacatttaaagaattaaaatgtggtttatttatagatttcgtCATGTGGGAAAGATCGCATCAACATCATGAAATGTGTTTGGTGGGATTTTTTCCTCATATCCTTGTAGTGAAATGAAATAGTACCCAGAAGAGAAGAAGCTCCAAAATCCAAAAGAGAAAAGTTTAATCTTTTTCACTCCAACAAAACTctattaagttatatttttcattttttgtttctcttaatATAACAGTAATAAGAGGTTATTgaataaatgatataaaatgaattagattggttgaaataaaaaagcaaCGAAAAGTATTATAAAAGAGGAATTGTAGTTGGTCGAATgcatttagtaaaataaataggtGTCTTAAAAAGGCCcacaaagaaaaaaggaagtAATGTAATGAATTAAAGTAAAGGTAAGAAACATTTATATGATTTGTGGGATGTGGGTGCAACGTGAATAAAAGGAATTTATGAATGAGATTGTTGtgtaagaaaagaagaatggaaagtGAGGGTAATTAATGAGAGAtgattgaagaaatggaagaagaattagatAGTGGTGTGATGATGTAACAGATAGataagaattattattattattattatgatgagTATTGTGTTGGTTGGTACATGAGGGTATTAAGTATGTGATGTTGTTATCATgggagaagagaaagaagttgAAGGGGAAGCAGAAGTAGAAGTTGGATACTACAATGACCTTTGTCTCACCTATCTCTGTCACCATTTTGGGGCCGAAAGAAAGGGCTTCCTTATCGCTCAAAGCTCTGCTTTTATTTGGGAGCAAAAGGTACAGCGAAACACCAGTGGAATCTGTGCACCAAAGGAAAGCAGAGACAATGAATGGATTTGTTTGTTTGCAGGAAAATTTAAATGGAAACCCAGATCCCGATTTTGTGCAAGGAAGCAACAGATAGATAGATCTAGAGACAGGAGAGGTGAAAGTGAGATTGTCTCAGCTTTCTTCTCTGTGACACTGCAAAGATATAATTAAGGTGAAAGTGAGAGGTGGAGGTTGAAAGAAACACAAGTGAGTGAGGTGAGGCtatgtgttgtgttttatttaCCTTCCTTTATTTGTCTCATATGAGTGTAGCAGTGATGACAGGTTCACGTACCCTCTTTTGAGGGCCAAAGGAGTTCTCCTATGTTGCTATTTATTTCCCGTTTTCTATCCCATTTTACCCATTTTGCACCATTTTTTTCTGCTAACACAACGAGATACTGCCTCAATGGAAACACTCCATTCATAGGTCTATGATCAAATATGGTCCCCGTTTAAGCCTTCCTGGGGGCCAACTGACACATGCCTTCCCTTTTTCACgccttcttctctctctctttctctctctctttctcttcccaACCTACTCTCTAGTACGGTCTCTGCATTAAACACAAAACTTTGTTGCGCCCCAAAAGTGAAGTAGGATCATCCACGCAACAAAAACCTCACCAAATTCACAACCCTTCTCTTAATATATACCCAccttatacttttaaattttatttttctctttgagGAATCTAatctctatcttctcttcaatGCCTATGTGGTCCATATAAAGATTGGAGCAAGACTGAGATAAGTTTAAGGGAAGAAGAGAGACAAGAAAACAATACCAGACATGGAGTGGAATGGGAGCACAAGACGTTATGTTCCTCGACCAGACTCTTCCTTCGGCTTCCTTTACAACTACAACTACACACCATACCCAGGTAAACTAAACTATCTACTCTTCTTCTAAAAGCATTCACCCTTTTCCTTGAATGGCATCaacttactttttctttttcactacTTACTCCTTTCAACCTCTTCCCTTCTACCATGCATTTTAGTGTGGTTTTCCAGActctatttttgtaaatttcGAATGAATAGTAACTTCGACTTCCACCTATTACCCTCCATAATTGTTGCTTTTCTTCAACAACTGctacacaatatatatatatagaataggTATACTCCTATGTTAAGTTAATTTCGCAACTACATCTCATATTTTAGCTCGGTCAACGTTAAAAAAGACACTCAACCATTTAAGAAAATTACAACTCTTGTTCACcaaactctctctttctctttctctctgttACTTAATTAAGGAATTGAAGTGAAGCAACAAAGTATAGCAGAGTCAAGTTCATCCATGGAAAAAATGAACTGCGGGAACCAGGACAAGAAGAAGAGATTAACGACTGACCAGTTGGACTCCTTGGAGAGTAGTTTTCAGAAGGAGATAAAGCTAGACCCTGATAGGAAGATGAAGCTTTCCAAAGAGTTAGGGCTTCAACCTCGCCAAATTGCTGTTTGGTTCCAAAATAGGCGTGCAAGGTGGAAGAACAAGCAACTCGAACACTTGTACGATTCACTTAAACAGGAATTTGATGTCATATCCAAGGAGAAACAGAAGCTAGAGGAAGAGGTAGGTTACATTTACACAGCACACTGATTAGATATATCATcgtttattactatttttttcattttttttatcacatcaCACACTAATTATGGTATCTGTACTtctctcttctccttctttccCTGTTGTATACATGTCATCTAGTATTGGGTGACCgtgaattattttcttaaacaatatGTTCCCAAATCTCAAATTTTACACACGTGACGATCGATAGTGCAATCACCCATTTGTCGCTTTTCATGTCTATCCTTTTCTTCTGATATCACAATATCggttacatttttcttttctgtttctttgaATCTCAAAATAGACACCTCACTCTTTTGTAGACACGTATTGAGATTTCTAtacccagaaaaaaaaaagtgataaatttGAACTGGGTTTTCTCTTGGATGCACCAGAGTTGGAGTTAATTATGAAGAACTTGCAAGTAGCACTCATAGAGCCATATACGCACTCTGTTGAACCTTTTTCTCTTACCTTtgagaaaatatacttttagcaGCACTTATAcaactccttttctttttcacaacaCTGTTTTTGGTTGCTTGCAATGACGTAATGATTGGTGCTTTGGTGAAGTGTAGCATGAAGTAGACATTCATTCTTTGGAACTGGTCACTTCCTTTAGCTGTTTTGCGTGTGCAGGTAATGAAGTTGAAGGGTATGCTGAGAGAGCAAGCTTCTAGAACACAAGTGTCAACAGGTTACACAGAAATCTCTGGAGAAGAAACAGTAGAAAGCACGTCAGAGGCTCTGCGTTGCTCCAAACGGAGAACactgcagcagcagcagcagcagcatcatcatcatcagaatATTGGAGAAGGAAACTGTTCTTTCACTTTGGAAGATTACAACACAGTTCCAGTACTACCCTACTGGCCTGGGGTCCCTTACTATCCCtaatgaataatatttcatgtttcaaataataatattgcgAGTGATGAGTTTAgttaattaacttaatttattgGTAACGTAATGTGTGTGTAGTTAAGGTGATGGAAAACCCTTTTTCCGTAGGAACTGACATTAGAGATCAGATCAAAGCGATCCAGCAGAGAGACCTGCATGTTGTTGGTTGGTACGGTAATTATGACGTTAAATTAGCTGTTCCTGCAGACATCACTTTATTAGTCCATTCCAAGATGCATGAAAATCGTTAATTGTTACGTactgttattttatatatatatatgatcctTGTTTATCACTAAAACTTTTATAATCTTTGTTTCTATACTATAATGTTAGTGTTTTGAATGTGTCTTACTTCATGAAGTGAACTGTCCGTCTACGCAACTAAAGTCTTTTTCTAACTCTATTGCATATGAATAATACCTAAAACACCAATTTATACttagtcaaaataaaaaatcaaagagAGAGGTGATGGGTTTCTAGAAAATATGATATGACAAGAAAAAAGGTAGGGAAAAAATgtgtttattgaaaaaaaaatattgttttttatatatatgtgtagtAATTGAAAGTTTAAATTAGTTGAGAATTGATTTGAATAATGAAACTTTTTCTAAGGCTGAGtttgattttcttaaataagttacTATCAAAGTTTTAAACAACCTACTCAATTCTTTGACATAAATATGTGCAAAATACATAAGTACAGTGTGAGCTAAACACAATTTTATCTATAGTGATTTTGTACTATTTGTTTGACTTCgttaattttgttattgaaatttcatttctaaaatttttcaacaaattcaTCCAAGTGgtattttaaaacaaacattaagcataaacaaaattaataaaaagacaTAAGCATCGAcgtattaaaaagaataaaaacataattgaaaaacaaaaacataagtcTAAAATAGTTACAAATGTCTAGATTATCTTAAGTTGAAACACAAGTTCCCTATTTGTCAAAACTTGTTATAATGAAATGGtaagtatttatattattgtcacttttaacaacaaaaaaagttgttcaaaagagtacaaaaattattatttggtGAAAGGACATacaaataataactttttatgggagaaatattttacacagtgaagatttaaaaaaattaaaaataactcattATATCGTTTAGTAAAATGTTTCTATGATCTAACACGAGAATTTGGCAATGGTGCTTGCAcaatacattaatatattttatgtagaatcatcttttattttttagtgaCAAATTTTTCATTGTGTGAATAGTGCGCAATCATATATTGTGTCAAAGTTGTAATTGGAGTTAATGACATTATAAGTGACACGATCTCTATTGCATTCAACATGTTTTGTTTGGTAGtacctttttgttttcatgttttccTTATATTGAGACAACTATTTTGGCATTCAAGTAAAGGAAGTTGGTCTACTAACTTTGTAAGATAATATGATAGATTTGAATTGGGGTTATACTTTGTTCTATGGTTTCGATTTGTGCCTTTCATCTTTTGTTATTATGACCTTTAGGCGAGTGTGTCATCTACAAGGGATATGCCATTTTAATGACATACTCTAACttcaacataatatatattgCTAAATAGACAAATATAAGACAtgagtataaattaaaaagaatatatatatatatatatatgtatgtatgtataggATGTGAATaagtgtgacatcccaaaatattatatacacatataatataataggatttaactattataatatgtgaAAGCAGTTATGATATAGAGATAACCGCATTTAATtatatacagtcatccaaaatataaaggaaattaAAACGAATCATAACTTGAGTACAAGTTTCCAAAGTTTCCCAAAATACAAGGTTACTAAACTCTAAAGAGGCCTAAAGAGTGTGTTCCAAAAGTACcgaactatttaaaataaaagctagaagtttttcaaaataacgaTCTATTCAACCAAGAGCTAGAAGAAGTCCTAAGTACTAGAAGACTGCaccttcttcattcttcaatGTTTGCTCCAAGGGCACATCATTaactactgctcacatccaaaggattggatgatcatcgcaaggggcaaggcaagcacatacaacaaacaatgcaagggtgagataggtataaaaagcatgttatcaatcaagtatttcaagtATGCAAGGACCATAAACAATGCAGACTAAGACCAAATGCATTTTTATCAATAACAATGACcaaccacgtgatttgaccatccggactagtatgaatgtcgagttccaggggtttgtacACTTGTAGTGGCCCTACTGCTTtacaaagccattgccgaggggtttcacccgaccacacaaaAGTGTAAGCCCTTTACAGTATAGGCCTACAGTGAAAGCGCCTAtcctaagacctcctgctattctcaccacatgactcatcactctttACTTGAGCttggatgatcattagaatgtcaggataaaccccatcAGGAACTTTGGCCATTCATACGGTTAATCACAACAAATTAcggggcaccaccatgtaacctcccttgaggatcatggaattacgtccatcaaccatactttgaacatacatgctttcaaactataattcacCATTTTAAATCACACGATGTtcctcttgaatcaataatgtacctcataaaccactttgattcatcaaacataaaatttcatagtCATTCAAGTGCATTCTTACTATATTGTCTCATACCAAACCTATACACCATCACACAACATCAACCATGTcataaaacaactcatacattacatactttcacaaaaccatcacttattaacacaaatttcttcatgacttttaattatcaatacttaagtaattcaaacagctttgagaccctcaccaatggctccggaatGGTCAAAcacccccaaaacgacctaaagaacgtccaaaacggacatccgaAACCCCACAAACTATAAAAAACAAATGCAACAGCAGGAAAGGGCACCCAGCGCCCTTTAGGGCGCCCGGATGCCAGAATTAAAGTAAAACAGCTCGTTGAAGGGCGCTGCGAGCCCTTCAGGGGCGCCCGGGCGTGGATTCTGTAGATTTTTCTGTAGATTTGCAGAACCCACACCCCTAAGTTCCGTTTTAGACCTTTTTATGAATTTCTAATCATTCTAACTCAAAATTTAGGTGCATTTAAACTTGTCTAAAGGTTTATGAACATTCCTAACCTTAATCCCTAGCAACTATGCATAAATTTACACTCAAAAACTTCAATTCTCTCAACTTATGGGCTCAAACCTAGATTTACCACTTGAGGATTGTTCTTGGCTATTTTGACCATTCTCACAAGTCACTTTGGACTCACCTAAGTTGTTTCAACCACCTAATTCAAGTTATAACCCCTAGAACTCAAAaccactacctcacttcctctaaactcacccaaaacactagtttttcctcaacctaaGGACTCAATTCCACTTCTACCATCTATGAcctcattttaaccaattttatagttctaacaagttataattaacttgCCTAAGCTGCCTCAACAGTCCAAAAGGGTCCTAGACCTTAacctctcaaattcactacttCCCTTCCCTTAAATAACCCTAATTTCACCAACATAGAGACCAAAGACTGAATTTACCATTTAGAATGAGTTCCCAACCATTTTAGCTCTTCTAACAAGTCTCATTTAACCTATCTAAACTATCCCAATAGTCCTCTTGCACCTTAGACTACAATAGCTCCAAATCACCCTCTCACTTCCTTAAACTCACTCAAAAGCACCAAATTCATTCAAAGCATTGCCTACTAATTAATATAACACGTTTCACCCTATCAACAAGTCCAATTCCAGCAAATCATCATACTCAATAACAGTTCACAGTCAGGAAATCATCAGCACACAGTTCATCATTCAAGAGGCCCTAAATCTCAACATGCATCAACTAATTTCTAGCAACATTAGTGGCACAACACAgatttcataatatatacatatatacatatattaagcTACAAAACAGCCAAAGCTTTAGCTCCCTTTACCTTTGATTCCAGCAGTCAAGTTCACAGGACAGCTAACAAGACCTCGCACCTTAAGAAATTCTACAAGTACCTAGAAATCACCATTTGGTGATGGAAAATGACTATTAGCACGAGATTGAAGCTAAAAATTATAGGGGAAATGCACAACTAGTTGCATGCAACAAATTTAGTTGTACATTTCCAACCCTAAGTGACCTAGAAAAGGGGTTTCACTTACCTGTTGCGAGAAACAGAAAAACGAACGGTAGAAATGTTGCTTGCGGCCTCAAGAACGCTTATGAGCTTCCTATTTAACAAATAGATGGATAGATTGTGAGATATGGTGGAAAGAAAAGCATTGAAGCAAGAGGATGAAGTTGGATTTTGTCTTTGGGAAAACTGTCGTggtagagaaaaataaaaggactaaaattgaaaggatatgttttaaataaaattttgttttgtcatCAAACCTTGCCCAATGTTCTGTTGTCACGTGTGCACCTTCAATGCTCACTTTTCTCAGTCTTTACAATAAGActtttttaatacaaacaaaattatgtAGACCAAAATCAAAAGTAATATTTACTTTTCCATCAAAACTTAAATTCATATATGAATCTCacacttttatttaaatttttcttttttatcttatttattttattatatttattattttattagtttggtttcattttcatttaatatatatatatatatatatatatatatatatatatatatatatatatcgaatatttttcaattttgtttttttacaaaaattcaaGAGTCTTGTACTATTTTTGAGAAATTTATAAAGTATGTAAGGATGACTTGtactaaatatataatagaaatgtACATTAAATTTCAGTTCTAGTAATAActtaagtttaataattttttattgaaaaatatttaattttaagagtattggattttggttgatttaaaacttatttaattttaagaacattcaactttgattttagtaataattaaagtctaatatgtttttaatatatatatatatatatatatatatatatatatatataaagggaaTTAGTCTTccattattactttttttttattttcctttatttatttatgttttatgtttcgGTTTTGAAATGATCGAAGCTTAATATGGAAGTTTATGTTTCAATTCATAACCGAAACAAAAAGATAATCGTTTTTTCTTAGCTTGAATATGTTCGATTGTTGAATCGaagtataatatttaaaataacacgCGTCAAAACACCTACCTGCATTGATGTAGATAGTGatgaaatatgttatttaaataaaatattaaaaagttaaacttcaaattttataataatacaataatgaTTTATGTAACACTCCATTTCAATAGTTTAAACACTGTTAAGGAAACAACACACATTCAATAAACTAGAACACTTAACcatataaagtatttaaaaatgcATGTATAGTTATCCAAAACATAACTATAAttcaaatttgtatatataGCTCTAATAAACAactatttacttatttaaagaAGGTTTCTAGAATTACAATCCAAAATAGAACATATACTAAGTAACTAAGCATTTGCATCATCACCTCCTAGGGTCTGCTCCACAGAAATCTCATGTCCCTCTATTCACATCCATCAAGTGATCATTTTAAATCACACAACAAGtacaaacaaacaacaacacaAGAAGAGtaaactaatattataaaataatcaaatcatgCAATCTATCCGGATATATGTAATGATGTCAGACGATGGCAAATTGTACACTTGTAGGGGTGGAATAGTTGCCCCCCAAGTTAGATTAGTCCGTTAACGACCTATGGACAAAGAACACCAGACcatagactaagacctcctgttACTCCTCACAACATAATCTCCTTATCTACCTAAGATGAGATTACTATTGGAACATCAGGATAACTTCCAAGGTTGAGTTCCTACATCAATATATTACTCTACTTAGAACAACCATAAATAATTTCACCTTAAAAACTCTTTTCAAACCATACTTCAATACAT
This genomic interval from Vigna radiata var. radiata cultivar VC1973A chromosome 8, Vradiata_ver6, whole genome shotgun sequence contains the following:
- the LOC106771749 gene encoding putative homeobox-leucine zipper protein ATHB-51 → MEWNGSTRRYVPRPDSSFGFLYNYNYTPYPGIEVKQQSIAESSSSMEKMNCGNQDKKKRLTTDQLDSLESSFQKEIKLDPDRKMKLSKELGLQPRQIAVWFQNRRARWKNKQLEHLYDSLKQEFDVISKEKQKLEEEVMKLKGMLREQASRTQVSTGYTEISGEETVESTSEALRCSKRRTLQQQQQQHHHHQNIGEGNCSFTLEDYNTVPVLPYWPGVPYYP